GAAGCTTTGGTGTTGATTGAAAATTCGTTCAGACAAATTGATCCGAAGATGGGTGAGTTTGTTAAGATGATGGCCGACAACCGTTGGATTGAAGCCCGCGTTCTTCCGACGAAACGTAACGGTGCTTATTGCACAGGTTTCCCTAAGAAGCGTGAGCCCCGTGTGTTTATGACCTTTATGGGTTCTAACAGCGATATTTCAACGCTTGCTCATGAACTTGGTCATGCTTTCCATTCTTGGGTGATGCGTGATTTGCCTCGAAAGCAAACCTACTATCCTATGACGTTGGCTGAAACTGCTAGTATTTTCGCTGAAGCTGTTTTGCATGATGTTTTGATCGAAGAAGCATCAACCAAAGAAGAAAAAATCGAATTTGCCTGGGGAGAAATCGAAGGAGCGACAAGCTTCCTTTTAAATATTCCTGCGCGCTTTGACTTTGAAAAAAGCTTCTATGAGCAAAGAGCTAAGCGTGCCCTAAGTGCCGATGAACTTTCTAAGCTAACAGATGATGCTTGGACGAAATGGTATGGTCCGACATTAAGTCAAAATGATAAAATGTTCTGGGCTTCAAAACTGCATTTCGCTATGGCAGGGACAAGTTTTTATAACTTCCCTTATACCTTTGGGTATCTATTCAGCATGAGTATCTATGCTCGTCGTAAAGACTTGGGCGCAAACTTCATGCAAACTTATATCGATATTTTGCGTGATACGGGCAGAATGAGTGCTGAAGATTTAGTGCAAAAGCATTTAGGTGAAGATATTCGTAAGCCAGAGTTCTGGAAAAAATCTATTCAAGTGATCAATCAAAAAGTAAACGCTTTTGAAAAACTAGCGTTCTAAGAAAAAGCAGTTTCCTGCATTCACAGGAAACTGCGATTTAACTATCTTTAAGCTTCGCGCATTTTCGCTAACTTTTGGAAAGCAGGGCGGTCCTTACAAGCCTTCATCCATCTGTCGATGTTTTTGTGCGGAGCCAAGTCCATACCTAAGCTATTTACCAAGTGTACAACCGAAGCGACGTTCAAATCAGCCACTGTGAATCTTTCATCGACTAGATAGGTTTTACCTTCTAGGCCTCTTTCTAAAGTTTTCAGATAATTTGGAATGATCTTTTTAGCATCTTCGATCACCTGATGATTTCTTTTATCTTCAGGAACGAACATTTCTTGAATCAGCCAATCTACGGCTGGCTTTTGCAAATCAACCAAGGCCCAGAAGCTCCATTGCATCATATGTGCATCTTCAACCGGTGTTCTGGGTGCTAACGGCGATTGATATTTTTTCGCCAAATAGCTTGTGATTGCCATGGATTCCCACACAGTCACATCGCCGTCAACGATAGCAGGGATTTTTCCGTTGGGATTGATTTTCAAATAATCTTCAGACTTGTGTTCTCTTTCCTTCATGTTTAAAGGCATCACTTCATAGGGAAGTTGCAGCTCTTCAAGCATCCAATAGCAGCGGCCTGCGCTTGATCTTGCGGATCCATAAATTTTAATCATAGGAACGACCTTTCTTTAGGAGCTAGCGCTTGAATAAAACTTCAGCGCATATTTCCAAAACTTGTTAGATGAATAAATCAAAATCACTGAAAGTAAAATAGCCCAGCCAAATAACAGATAATCCGGCGCTTCGAGCAAAGCTCTAGATGGCACGCTGGCAATGACGCCCACGGGAAGGGCGGTCAAAAGAATCCATTTAAACCACGGAACATAAATGGAATCAGGACGCATCCCTAAGCGATAAAGTTGAAACCAGATGAACTGCAAGTTTTCAGAGCGCGCAAAAATCACAGCCGTTGAAGCAATCATAAAGCGGACTGTGTAAAGAGCAGCAAGACCGCACGGAATAAGTACCAGCAACCACAACAAACGAATCCATTGGAAGTCAGGGTAGTGAACCAGGCTATAGATAAACCATCCTGACGCTAACAGAAGATTTCCGATCATCGCCGTAGAAGCTTTTTGCAAGCTGAGCATGAATTGAGAGTTTACTGGCTTTGCTAACAGTAAATCTAGATCACCTTTACGAACTTTTTCTGAAAAGGAATCCAGGTTTTCTGAAAATATGATCATATAAATTCCATCAACGACAAAAACGATTCCTAGAAATACACGCATCTGCGCTAAATTCCAGTCGCCAATCTTTTCGGTGTGATGAAATAAAACTTCGTAGGTTAAAATTTGCGCCATATACCAGAAAATATCCGTCACAATTCTTGTTAGAAAGTTCACGCGATATTCTAGATCAGCAATAAAGCTTGTACGGAATAAGGCTAGGTAAAGCTTCAAATATTTTTTTAGTTGAGCCATGCTTTAAGCACCTGTTCCCGCGTAGGTGTTAACTCCACGGCGCCACATCCATAGGCCCAAAAGATTAATCACCACAATGCCGGCTGTGACAGACGCAAAGGCCTGCATGACGGATCCAACTTCTAAGCGTCCTGTGATGTAGCCCACCGGAACGTACACTCCAGAGCTAAAAGGCAAAGCAAGGACGATACTTTTAAAAGGCTCTGGCATTAAATCTAATGGGAAAAGTTCACCAGTAAATAGCCACAAGGCTAAGTTCTTAGCACCCGTAAGGGCGTGGGCTTTATTAAAATGAAAAGCTAAAGTCGCAACTAGGAAACTTAAAGAATGCACCAGAATTAAATAATAGAATTCCAGGGCAAAAGCTAAAGGCAGTCGTTCAAAGTGGGTTGGCAAATCAAAAAACATCACGGCCAACACAGGGATGGTCATAGAAACGATTGTCGTGATGAATTTATATCCCATTAGCTGCGAGAAATAATATTCATAAAACGACATCGGACGAGTCAGTAAACTGTTGATCGTGCCTGAATCAATTTCTTGAATCATGCGGTATTCATACATCCAGCTCGTGCAAATACGAGCAAAGAAGGCACCCCAAAGGGCATAGGAAAGATAGTACTCTCTGCCAAAGCCGGCGATTTCTGCTGTGGCAGCACCAGCAAAGATCGCAAACCACAACAGCATTTCAATACCTGTGGTCAGCATGGGTTGCAAAATCGCATCAACGAAATAGTTAAGGCGATATTCTAAATTAGAGACGATCGCTAGATTAGCGAATGCGAGATTCCGTCTCCAAAAAGCGACGAATGACGTCTTCAAAATCTACCTCTTCGTTTTGTGCTAATTCAGCATTGGACTTGGTTACGAAATCAGGAACTGTACCTTCATAGACAATATTGCCTTTGCTGATCAGTAAAAGCTTGTCAGCAAGCTTAGCGATGTCGTCCATATAGTGGCTGGTAAGAATCACTGTCGGGCTTTTTTCTTTCACATATTCATCTAAGAATTCACGAATAGTTTCTTGCGCGACGATGTCTAAACCAATGGTGGGTTCATCTAGGAACAACACTTGTGGTTCATGTAAAAGAGCGCCGATGATTTCCATTTTCATACGCTCACCCAGACTTAGACGGCGCAGTTGCGTGTGAAGAACATGGGTGCAATGAAGCATTTGAGCTAAATGATCGACGCGGGCGCGGGCTTTTTTCACATCAAGATCATAGATTCTTGCAAGTAAAGAAAATGAATCTGCAGGCGAGATATCCCACCATAACTGATTTTTCTGACCTAACAAGATGCTGATTTGGCGAAGATATTCATTCTTTCGTTCCCACGGACGATAGCCCAAAACTTTAGCATCACCGCTGGTCGGAGTTACAAGCCCAGAAAGCATTTTAAGCAAAGTGGTTTTGCCGGCACCATTGGCGCCGACTAAGCCCACGATCTGGCCTGATTCAATTTTCAAGGTGGTCGGTTCAAGAGCCACCTTAGAAATATTCTTTCGATTGATAAATCCGCGTAGGGAATTTACGAAGCCTTCAGGTTTCTGGTAGGTCGTATAAACGCGGCTTAGATTCTCGGTTTCAATTACTATCGCCATGGCGGCGACTATATTCTAGATTCTAGTTTGTTTGAAAAGAAAACTCAGCGTAACGTTCTTCGTCGCTAAAATAGGTTTGCGTGTCAGAGGAAACGTAACTTCCTTCGACAATTCGGCCCTCTTTGCAATTTTTTAAAGTTTCTCTAGAGCCATCAAAGCCACAGTCACCTGTGTACCAAGCTTTTTCAGAGTATTGGATTTTATAACCAACTAAAACGTCGTTTTTAAAGTAAGCAACGACGCCATCCAACCGAGTGCGACCCGTAGAATAATAATCGCCCTCCAAAATAGTATCG
This is a stretch of genomic DNA from Bdellovibrio reynosensis. It encodes these proteins:
- a CDS encoding glutathione S-transferase family protein; the protein is MIKIYGSARSSAGRCYWMLEELQLPYEVMPLNMKEREHKSEDYLKINPNGKIPAIVDGDVTVWESMAITSYLAKKYQSPLAPRTPVEDAHMMQWSFWALVDLQKPAVDWLIQEMFVPEDKRNHQVIEDAKKIIPNYLKTLERGLEGKTYLVDERFTVADLNVASVVHLVNSLGMDLAPHKNIDRWMKACKDRPAFQKLAKMREA
- a CDS encoding ABC transporter permease, yielding MAQLKKYLKLYLALFRTSFIADLEYRVNFLTRIVTDIFWYMAQILTYEVLFHHTEKIGDWNLAQMRVFLGIVFVVDGIYMIIFSENLDSFSEKVRKGDLDLLLAKPVNSQFMLSLQKASTAMIGNLLLASGWFIYSLVHYPDFQWIRLLWLLVLIPCGLAALYTVRFMIASTAVIFARSENLQFIWFQLYRLGMRPDSIYVPWFKWILLTALPVGVIASVPSRALLEAPDYLLFGWAILLSVILIYSSNKFWKYALKFYSSASS
- a CDS encoding ABC transporter permease, with the translated sequence MKTSFVAFWRRNLAFANLAIVSNLEYRLNYFVDAILQPMLTTGIEMLLWFAIFAGAATAEIAGFGREYYLSYALWGAFFARICTSWMYEYRMIQEIDSGTINSLLTRPMSFYEYYFSQLMGYKFITTIVSMTIPVLAVMFFDLPTHFERLPLAFALEFYYLILVHSLSFLVATLAFHFNKAHALTGAKNLALWLFTGELFPLDLMPEPFKSIVLALPFSSGVYVPVGYITGRLEVGSVMQAFASVTAGIVVINLLGLWMWRRGVNTYAGTGA
- a CDS encoding ATP-binding cassette domain-containing protein — protein: MAIVIETENLSRVYTTYQKPEGFVNSLRGFINRKNISKVALEPTTLKIESGQIVGLVGANGAGKTTLLKMLSGLVTPTSGDAKVLGYRPWERKNEYLRQISILLGQKNQLWWDISPADSFSLLARIYDLDVKKARARVDHLAQMLHCTHVLHTQLRRLSLGERMKMEIIGALLHEPQVLFLDEPTIGLDIVAQETIREFLDEYVKEKSPTVILTSHYMDDIAKLADKLLLISKGNIVYEGTVPDFVTKSNAELAQNEEVDFEDVIRRFLETESRIR